From a single Apium graveolens cultivar Ventura chromosome 2, ASM990537v1, whole genome shotgun sequence genomic region:
- the LOC141707472 gene encoding calcium-dependent protein kinase 13-like, with protein MGNCCRSPAAVAREDVKSSNYLGKDSGRKNKASVGKKGVTVLNEVSKENIEDKYMVDKELGRGEFGVTYLCIDKSSREMLACKSISKRKLRTDVDVDDVRREVQIMKHLPQNSSIVTLREACEDESAVHIVMELCEGGELFDRIVARGHYTERAAATVVRTIVEVVQLCHKHGVIHRDLKPENFLFANKKENSPLKAIDFGLSIFFKPGEKFCEIVGSPYYMAPEVLRRNYGPEIDIWSAGVILYILLCGVPPFWAESEQGVAQAIIRGQIDFKREPWPSISENAKSLVRQMLEPDPKIRLTAKQVLEHPWILNAKKAPNVPLGDVVKSRLKQFSMMNRFKRKALRVIAEFLSNEEVGDIKELFNKIDTDNDGIVSVEELKFGLQKFGSQLAEADIQLLIEAVDINGKGTLDYGEFIAVSLHLQRMANDEHLHKAFSSFDKNGNGYIEPDELRDALMEDGDDDCTNIANDIFQEVDTDKDGKISYEEFAAMMKTGTDWRKASRQYSRGRFNSLSVKLVKDGSVNMG; from the exons ATGGGTAATTGTTGTAGATCTCCTGCTGCCGTTGCTAGGGAAGATGTGAAATCTTCGAATTATTTGGGTAAAGATAGTGGCAGGAAGAATAAGGCCAGTGTAGGAAAGAAGGGGGTAACTGTGTTGAATGAGGTGTCGAAGGAAAATATTGAAGATAAGTATATGGTTGATAAAGAGTTGGGTAGGGGTGAATTTGGTGTGACTTATTTGTGTATTGACAAGAGTTCTAGGGAAATGTTGGCTTGTAAATCGATTTCCAAGAGGAAGTTGAGGACTGATGTGGACGTGGATGATGTGAGGCGAGAGGTTCAGATAATGAAGCATTTGCCACAGAATTCGAGCATTGTGACATTGAGGGAGGCTTGTGAGGATGAGAGTGCTGTACATATAGTAATGGAGTTGTGTGAAGGTGGGGAATTGTTTGATAGGATTGTTGCTAGAGGGCATTATACTGAGCGAGCTGCGGCTACGGTTGTGAGGACAATCGTGGAGGTTGTTCAGCTTTGTCATAAGCATGGAGTGATTCATAGGGATTTGAAGCCGGAGAACTTTTTATTTGCGAATAAGAAGGAGAATTCGCCTTTAAAAGCTATTGATTTTGGCTTGTCAATCTTCTTCAAGCCAG GGGAGAAGTTCTGCGAAATTGTTGGAAGCCCATATTACATGGCTCCAGAAGTGCTCAGGCGGAACTATGGACCAGAAATAGATATATGGAGTGCTGGAGTCATTCTTTACATTTTATTATGTGGAGTGCCCCCATTCTGGGCTG AGTCTGAACAAGGGGTTGCACAGGCCATTATTCGAGGCCAAATTGATTTTAAACGTGAACCCTGGCCAAGTATATCAGAAAATGCTAAGAGTCTTGTCCGCCAGATGTTGGAGCCAGATCCAAAGATCCGGCTAACAGCCAAACAAGTGCTTG AGCATCCCTGGATCCTAAATGCTAAAAAGGCTCCGAATGTTCCTCTTGGAGATGTTGTCAAGTCAAGATTAAAGCAGTTTTCAATGATGAATAGGTTCAAAAGAAAGGCCCTGAGG GTCATTGCTGAATTTTTGTCCAATGAAGAAGTTGGGGATATTAAGGAATTATTCAACAAAATTGACACTGATAATGATGGTATCGTTTCGGTGGAGGAACTAAAATTTGGTCTTCAAAAGTTTGGTTCCCAGCTTGCAGAGGCTGATATACAGCTACTTATTGAAGCA GTAGATATTAATGGGAAAGGAACTCTGGATTATGGGGAGTTCATTGCCGTTTCCCTCCATCTACAAAGGATGGCAAATGATGAGCATCTTCACAAAGCCTTCTCCTCCTTTGACAAAAATGGTAATGGATATATTGAACCAGATGAGCTTCGAGATGCATTAATGGAAGATGGAGATGATGACTGTACAAATATCGCTAATGACATCTTCCAAGAAGTTGACACAGACAAG GATGGAAAGATCAGTTATGAAGAGTTTGCAGCCATGATGAAAACCGGAACAGATTGGAGAAAGGCCTCTCGACAGTACTCAAGAGGAAGATTTAACAGTCTAAGCGTCAAATTGGTAAAAGATGGTTCTGTTAACATGGGATGA